The region CGCCTCCCGCCGGTTTGCGACCACGGTCCCCGGGTGGCTCGGGCCCCTGCTGAGCGTGTCGCGGCTTCTGCCGCATCCGGTGCAGGACTGGATCGATGACCGAGTCGACTCCGACCGCATCGGCCTCGGCGGCGACCCGGCGGCGCGGGCGGCCTACCTGCGCGGGCTGCCGCCGGCCGAGTAGGCGGCTACTCGACCGGCGGCGGGGTCGATTCTAGCTATTTCTTGAGGAAGCCCAGCAGTACCTCGTTGACCTCTTCGGCGTGGGTCCAGAGGAAGCCGTGAGGGGCGCCCTCGATCTCGACGTACTCGCTCTCGGGGAAGGCCGCGTGGAACGGGCGGCCGCTCGAGTCGATCGGCAGGATGCGGTCTTCCGTTCCCTGCACGATGATGCTCGTGACGCCCGAGGCGCGCACCTTGGCGACGTCGTCGCGGAAGTCCTCGATCCAGGTGGGGACGACGGCGTAGGCGGCAACCGGTGCGCTCGACGTGGCTGTGTTCCAGCTCGCGGTCACGGCCTCCTGGCTGATGCGGCTGCCGAGGTTCTCGTCGAGGTTGTAGAAGTTCTCGTAGAAGCCGGTGAACCAGGCGAAACGGTCCCCCTTGGCTGCTGCGGCGATGCCGTCGAAGACGTCCTGCGGAACGCCGGTGGGGTTGTCGTCGGTGTGCAGCAGGAAGGGCTCGAGGGGCGCGAGGAACGCGATCTTCGCGATGCGGTCGGTGCCGTAGGTGGCGACGTAGCGGCCGACCTCGCCGGTGCCCATGGAGAAGCCCACGAGAACCACGTCGGTGAGGTCGAGGGTGGTCAGCACGGTGTCGAGGTCGGCGGCGAACGTGTCGTAGTCGTATCCGACGGTGGGCTGGCTCGACTTACCGAAACCGCGGCGGTCGTAGGTGATGACGCGGTAGCCGGCGTCAAGGATCTCGCGCTGCTGGCGCTCCCACGACGTGCCGTCGAGCGGGTAACCGTGGATGAGCACGACGGGCTGGCCGGAGCCGTGGTCCTCGTAGTGCAGTTCGATGGCGGTCGAGTTCTCGGTACCTACGGTGATGACTGACATTGTTCGTCCTCTCCTTCTGCGGCTGAGAACGGTCGTTCTCAGTTCGTATTCGTTATAGTAGAGAACGTTGGTTCTCAATGCAAGGGACATTTTCGATGGATGACACAACAGCGAGTGAAGCAGTGGTGAACGCCGCGGACCGCCTGTTCTACGGCCGCGGAATTCAGGCGGTCGGGATGGACGAGATCCGCGCGGCGGCAGGAATCTCGCTGAAGCGGATGTACTCGCTGTTCCCCTCGAAGGAGGCGATCCTCGCCGAGGTGCTGCGACGCCGCAACGAGCAGTGGACCGCGGGCATCCTGCAGGCGGCACACGACGAACCCACCCCCAGCGACAAGCTGCTCTCCATCTTCGACTTCCTCTCCGACTGGTTCGCCCAGGACGATTTCCGCGGCTGCGCGTTCATCAACTCGTTCGGCGAACTCGGGGCGACCGCGCCCCTCGTCGCCGACGCGGCCCGCGCGC is a window of Conyzicola nivalis DNA encoding:
- a CDS encoding alpha/beta fold hydrolase, with the protein product MSVITVGTENSTAIELHYEDHGSGQPVVLIHGYPLDGTSWERQQREILDAGYRVITYDRRGFGKSSQPTVGYDYDTFAADLDTVLTTLDLTDVVLVGFSMGTGEVGRYVATYGTDRIAKIAFLAPLEPFLLHTDDNPTGVPQDVFDGIAAAAKGDRFAWFTGFYENFYNLDENLGSRISQEAVTASWNTATSSAPVAAYAVVPTWIEDFRDDVAKVRASGVTSIIVQGTEDRILPIDSSGRPFHAAFPESEYVEIEGAPHGFLWTHAEEVNEVLLGFLKK
- a CDS encoding TetR/AcrR family transcriptional regulator gives rise to the protein MDDTTASEAVVNAADRLFYGRGIQAVGMDEIRAAAGISLKRMYSLFPSKEAILAEVLRRRNEQWTAGILQAAHDEPTPSDKLLSIFDFLSDWFAQDDFRGCAFINSFGELGATAPLVADAARAHKIGFQRYVADLVSEAGAPPSLAPQIALLAEGAQTTAAISGSPDAATDARSAARTLLDAARAA